The Solenopsis invicta isolate M01_SB chromosome 3, UNIL_Sinv_3.0, whole genome shotgun sequence region CTCCCCGAACTCCAGCTAGCGGGGATTCCGCCTCGAGCCGCAAAGAAGCAGAAAGGAAAGAAAGGGTAAATTATCGAGAGTCTTAAAGGGAAGCGGGGCGGCCCTTGATTAGCGCATACAAGAAAGACATTCCACGAGTGAATTCTTCGCGGTCCGTTTTTACTTTGGATCGCAGTCGCGTTTCTCTTCGGCGCTAATTGCATTACTATCGACACTTCTTCCAGATTCCTTCCTAATCAATGCTTCCTCAACGCATCGTCTACTTCTCTTACCTCATATTCGCAATATTCGAATGTTAtagatgacaaaaatataattagcaaaataattagtaattaattatttagttaacagttaattaacaattatagtAATAGTCAGAAATTagagaatatatattataattagaattattaattataactgtTTGATAAAGGCGAACTTCTTTGATTCATAAACGGAAAAGCAGGAATGATAAGTCtgttatcaatttaatttaccatcatacgtcattaaaatttattacacaaaaacaACTTGTATTTATGTTCTATCTTCaattgtatacatatgtatatatttgaaagtttaaGAACAAAAATACACAGTTATACATCAATTACGTTGATTTATTGGTGATGATGTGTACAAGATTTCGTAAAACTAATGTGAGTAACAAGAGTATTTAATGATATATCTTGTTTTAGCGGCAATGGTAATAGTGttttaatatacgtaataaataGTTTAGAATTAAGTGATGTAGtttttttgaatttgttattttacttCTTCTAATCGTATCCAGAAATCATCGCAATCATTGGAATAGCTCCCATTGTGGTTGATTAATAACGTCGTGAATAAATTCTTAAGTCGAAGTTAATACCGTGACTCCTCTGGCTCTTGAACTTTATGGTGACGCTGTTGGACCCAGGTCCACCACTCAGAATACTAGCGTACGCACCGTTTCCGTTTGTCTTCTGGTCCAATGCCTCAACCAAAGTAATACGTTCGTTACTTGGAACACTGAAGGTCTTCTCAATCTTCACAATCTGCAGCCAGCTAGAAGTCTTGACAATGTTTTCTTGGTAAGCGAGCCTATCACCAGCTTCTCTAGCGCCGACGATCATATGATGCGACTTGTCGTCGTAAGCAGCGAAACCCACTACTTTAAACTCGCCAGTGGGTACAGAGTTGACGGTCAACAGAGTAGCGACCAGAACGGTCAGACCGATTATATATTTGTGCGCTGACATTTTGGCTTATGTCACACTCGAAAATTGCGTCGCTATCACTGTAGGAAGGTTACTCGAGGTCTGTTGACGTAACGAGCGATCGGTGCTTAAATACAAGCAATAATCGCTTATCACTCGACTTATCATGATTATATTGATACACCATCCAGTTCTGAAAAGATACGTTCCGCGAAAGAGTTATTCCTATCAATACGAGTTCGCCAGAACATGTTCAGATAAACCTTTCTcgctattttttataataataagcgAGCAAAATAATTTCTCATGTTTGTATAGATATTGTAAATGATaagattattgtttattttttttaatcactttataattttaacattattgtaagtaattttattaaatttttctgataGAGAAAATgttaagattttataataaaaattaatttagcataaattaaattaagagacACAGCAGACTCTCGCCAAATTACGTGCAGTGACGATGAAACGAACCGTATCTATACATGAGCGATCCAATTGCGGACACATGAAATATCAGATATCAAAAACGGCGGAACCAATCAAGTTCTTAATAG contains the following coding sequences:
- the LOC105196694 gene encoding probable salivary secreted peptide, with the translated sequence MSAHKYIIGLTVLVATLLTVNSVPTGEFKVVGFAAYDDKSHHMIVGAREAGDRLAYQENIVKTSSWLQIVKIEKTFSVPSNERITLVEALDQKTNGNGAYASILSGGPGSNSVTIKFKSQRSHGINFDLRIYSRRY